A stretch of DNA from Synechococcus sp. PROS-9-1:
TCGTATTTCCAGCATTTGCTTACATCGTACGAAGCATCATGAATTCGAATAGTTCTATTTCTTGGTGTTGATGTTAGCACATTAACAACAGGTAGCTGTTGAACTTGTTTCCGCTGTGATGTTGTCTTTGGACCACCAAAACGAACCTTGATGTCTGCAGACACACGAGTGTCGAATGCTTCGTCGTAGGAGAGCTTTACTCCTGCTGTGACGCCACTTGTCATTTCATAAGCCAAGCGCCCGAGTACGCCGGAACCATCTGCTGTTCCTAGATCACCATGTTGGTAGTAATAACCAACAGAAGCATTAACGGCTGGAGTGATGAAATAACCAACATCCAGGCCATAGGTATCAAGCGCCCCGCCTTGATAGGCTCTATTTAGCTGCTGCTCTGTATCACCAACAGGAATCAAGGCATAGGCATTGAAGTTCCAATCATTAGAAACTGCTTCAGCATTGACTGCGACCTGCTGGAAGAAAGCACTCTTCTCTGTGCCGCTCACATTGATGACTGTATCAGTTCCACCTGTATTCATCGGGCGGCTGTCATAACCAGCATTTAGCCCGTACATCCAAGAGCGATCACCATTCAACCAGCGATAACCAAGCCTTGATGAGGTGCTGATTGTGGTGCCAGCAACTTCTGTATTGATGATGCTGCTGTCATTGCCGTAATCAGCAAAGTTTGCATTAAGCAGCACATCAGCAAAGAACACACTGTTCTCGCCAACAGAGAGAGGCAAGAAGCCACCGATGCCTGCTTGATTCGGTGTTCCTGCTCCTTGCAGTGCCCCCTGGAAACCCCAGTTGAACTGAACAGCATCCTTGAGGTTGATCTCCATCACCCCAAGATCATCTGCACCGCCACCGTCTTGAGCAATGGCAGGCAGCAGAGCGCCGTTAGAGAGTGCCAGCGCAGCAACACCGCTCAGCGATAACGACAGGCGTAAGGAACGTTGCATTGATAAGGTTCTATTGCGCGCACAATGCCTTGCTTTGATCGCTGCTCCACGCTGCAATAGGTTGTTTCAGCTTTGTTATGTATTGCAGACTGCAAAAACCCCGCTCGTGGCGGGGCTAGTGAATATTTAGTCTGGAGATCGATATCGACATTGTTGTGATCTTCGACTTGCCTCCGTCAAAAACTTGATTGCGTCTGGATTGGATGATTAGCTATCTTTGACTAACTAGAATTAGACTGGTAACGAAGTTGTGAAAAATCAAGATATAAAGTTTTGGCGTGTATGGGTCAACGATCAAGGAAAAAGTTGTCAGACCCTTCAATCGCTCTCGGGTCATAAGCAATCAGTGTTTGCTGAGGGAGCGGCTCCAATCTGGAGTGCACTGCACTACAGCGGTAGTGCCAAATTAATCACGTTAATTCTGATGCCGGGAGAAATTGGTGAGTGGCATGAAAATCCAATGCCACAATGGATCATTCCCCTCCGTGGACGCTGGAGAGTGGAGACGATGGATGGAGTAATCGTAGACATGGGGCCTGGAGATATCAGCTTTGGTGGTGATCAGGGAACCAATAACAGAAAAGGACATCGCTCTTGGGCAGTAGGAGTAACACCTGCTGAGCTTCTATTGATTCAAGTACTAGACCCTCCTCCTTGGAATCATTGTGATTGAGGAAAAGTCAGGTCCGGCATTAGGTGCACATGTTGTACCTGTCCTTCAACTTTCTCACCATTGGATCTAGAGCGAATCCCCCAAACTGACTAGAGACTCACACCAGCGCCAGCCGCAACCTGAGGCTCAGTTAAAAAATGATGGCGTGGCTGATGGGATGTTGTGCGTAATGCTCGGAAAGTCGTCCGTAAAACCCGTCCCTTACTTACCGCTTTGCGCACATTTTGCGCACACCACTCTCAACCCAATAAAAAAGCCGCCCTGGGGAGGCGGCAACTGAGCCCGTCATGAATGACGTCTCGGGCATCGGGGTGACAGGATTCGAACCTGCGACATCCTGCTCCCAAAGCAGGCGCGCTACCAAACTGCGCTACACCCCGTAGCCCATTCACTTTAAAGGAATGGGTTCACCTGATCCCATAGATGCGTGTCTAAGCTGACAAAAAGCTTTTCCGGGCATGTCAAATTCCTGGACCCCTGGCGCGGTTGATGCTTTAAGGCAGCAACACAATCTCCCTTTTGTTCGAACGGATGAGCAGGGTCAGGTGGTTGAGTTCAACGACCGCTTTCGCCTGATTTATGGCTGGGACGATGGCTTAGTGGGGCAAACGATTGGGATGATCCTGCCCGCATCCTTCCGTGAACTTCATCATGCAGGCTTCTCTCGCTTCAAACTCACTGAGACGTCAAAGCTTGTCAATCACCCCCTCGAGTTGGCGACCATATGTAGTGATGGAGCTGAGATTCGTAGTGAACATTTCATCGTTGCTGAACGCAGTGATGCGGGTGGATGGAGCTTTGCGGCAACGCTGAGGCCCCTGGAAGGCCCCCATGCTTGCTGAAGATAGCTTTTCCGGGTCAGCAGAAGCAGAGTCCAGAGCTCTGATTCAGCAGATGAGTCAGTCGCTTGGGCTGTTGAGAGTTGCCTTTGATTCCACGGGTGAAGCGATGTTGATCCTCGACGAATCTGCAGCAGTGCGCTGGGCGAACCAGCAAGCAGCAGATCTTTGGGGAGGAGGAATCACATTGCAGATGATTGGACGGCCTCTTTCAGCTTTGCTGCAGTTCCACCATCTTGATCGAAGCCCAATGGGGGATGAAGAGCCTAGTCACCCTCTACAAAAAGCCCTAACGGCTGAGGGTCGCAATTCCTATCTCATCCAAGCCCTATCTGATCCTGCTCCTGAAGAGACGCAATTGATTACGCGATCGGTGAGTTGGCGTCAGATCATGCAAATAGATCAGAACTTTACTTTGCTGATCTTTCGTGATCTTGATCCATTAGAGAAAGCCTTGGCAAGACAACGACAATTTATCGATAATCTTGCTCATGAATTAAGAACTCCGCTTGCAATTATTGCTGGAAACTTGCATCGACTGAAGCGGAAAAAACAGTTTTCTAATACTTTACAGCAATCCTTGTCCGATGCTGTAGAGGAAACACAGCGCATAGCAACTCTTGTCGATCATCTTTTGTTGCTTTCTGAGCTAGATACTGATAGCCGCCGATGGAAGTTGCAAATCGATGATTTGCAAAATTTTATTGGTCAATGGATTGTTACGTTAAATCCTGAATCAAGAGGCTGTTTGCAGGTGATCGCCGTCAATGAAACTGATGACTATCAGGTGCAGTTAGACCAAGATGCTTTTCATCTGATTCTTGATAACCTTCTTGATAATAGTCGTCGTTTTTCTGGTTCTAAGCCGTTGATCCAGATCAAATTTG
This window harbors:
- a CDS encoding carbamoyl-phosphate synthase, whose amino-acid sequence is MQRSLRLSLSLSGVAALALSNGALLPAIAQDGGGADDLGVMEINLKDAVQFNWGFQGALQGAGTPNQAGIGGFLPLSVGENSVFFADVLLNANFADYGNDSSIINTEVAGTTISTSSRLGYRWLNGDRSWMYGLNAGYDSRPMNTGGTDTVINVSGTEKSAFFQQVAVNAEAVSNDWNFNAYALIPVGDTEQQLNRAYQGGALDTYGLDVGYFITPAVNASVGYYYQHGDLGTADGSGVLGRLAYEMTSGVTAGVKLSYDEAFDTRVSADIKVRFGGPKTTSQRKQVQQLPVVNVLTSTPRNRTIRIHDASYDVSKCWKYETNETTLDKNYSTETCSNYSTGYESASSA
- a CDS encoding cupin domain-containing protein; amino-acid sequence: MKNQDIKFWRVWVNDQGKSCQTLQSLSGHKQSVFAEGAAPIWSALHYSGSAKLITLILMPGEIGEWHENPMPQWIIPLRGRWRVETMDGVIVDMGPGDISFGGDQGTNNRKGHRSWAVGVTPAELLLIQVLDPPPWNHCD
- a CDS encoding PAS domain S-box protein, which produces MSNSWTPGAVDALRQQHNLPFVRTDEQGQVVEFNDRFRLIYGWDDGLVGQTIGMILPASFRELHHAGFSRFKLTETSKLVNHPLELATICSDGAEIRSEHFIVAERSDAGGWSFAATLRPLEGPHAC
- a CDS encoding PAS domain-containing sensor histidine kinase; the protein is MLAEDSFSGSAEAESRALIQQMSQSLGLLRVAFDSTGEAMLILDESAAVRWANQQAADLWGGGITLQMIGRPLSALLQFHHLDRSPMGDEEPSHPLQKALTAEGRNSYLIQALSDPAPEETQLITRSVSWRQIMQIDQNFTLLIFRDLDPLEKALARQRQFIDNLAHELRTPLAIIAGNLHRLKRKKQFSNTLQQSLSDAVEETQRIATLVDHLLLLSELDTDSRRWKLQIDDLQNFIGQWIVTLNPESRGCLQVIAVNETDDYQVQLDQDAFHLILDNLLDNSRRFSGSKPLIQIKFVQSVSHVELKFIDNGPGIKNEDLCVAAFERFTRIEEHRNADMADGGGLGLSLVQSLMEGMGGSASCSSPDAPTGSARLGLVVTLQFPRPKSSLGIKTSVQR